The Deinococcus misasensis DSM 22328 DNA window AACCTACCTTGGTGGCTATCAGGACGCCAAGAATTACTCTGAAGAAACCGCGCGTCGCATCGACCATGAGATCAAACGGATCATCGACACGCAGTACAGCAAGGTGAAAAGCATCCTGGAGGAGTACAAACCAGTGATCCACACGGTGGTGGAAACCCTGATGACCCGTGAAACCCTCTCGGGTGAGGAATTCCGCATCCTCCTCAAAGGCGGACAACTGCCCGATGAAGAGGACTCTGGCAAAGAGAACCCCCCAACGATCACACCCAAGTTGAATCCGGGCGGAGCTTGAACCCACCCCCCTGCTTCGTGGTCCCCCCTGAAGATCAGGGGGGACTTTTGATTTGGAGCCCAAAAAAATCCTCCCCTGTCAGGGGAGGAAAGCGCAGCGAGGTGGGGTCACTGCCCGAACACTTTGGCAATGGCTGCCACGGCGCACTGCTCGTCCAGATGACCTCCGGGTGCGCCTCCCACACCCACTGCGCCCACCACTTCGTTGTTCACGCGGATGGGCACCCCTCCGGCCAGAGCCAGAAAGCCGGGAATGTCTGGCAGGTACTGGGCAGCCGGGTTTTTCTGCACGTTTTCCAGCACGGCGGAAGTCAGGTTGCGGGCGCTCACTGCGGTGAAGGCTTTGGCTTTGCTGGCCTCGATGGTGTGGGGGCCGGCTCCATCTGCGCGGGCCACGGCCACCACCAGACCCGAGCGGTCCACCACAGTTGCGGTCACGAAGTGGCCTTTGGCTTGACATTCGGCCACGGCTTGCATGGCGATGGTGTTGGCTGCGGACAGGGAAATGTTCTGGGTGCTGATGGTGTTCTGGGCAAAAACGCTTCCGGTCAGGGCGATCAGGAGGGTCAGGGTGTGTTTCATGTGTTCATGGTACGAAGCTGGCTTACAGAAAAAAATTCGGTGATTTACGGGCTGGCATCCGTAGTTTTACGGAGCCCCGGCATGCAAGGCATGAAAATACAGCCGGATCAGTTGTGCCAGAGAGGAAACCTCCAGTTTCTCCATGATGTGCGAACGGTGGGTTTCCACGGTTCTGGGAGACAGCCCGAGTTCCTTGGCGACCTGTTTGCTGGAGAGGCCTTCCAGCATCCCTTGCAGGACTTCTTTTTCTCTGGGAGAGAGTTTGTCCAGCAGTTCTCTGGCCTGCTGGGTGACGGCCAGCTTTTCACGGCTCTGGATGTGCTGTCGAACCGCTTTCTGCAGGGCATCGATCAGCTGTTGCTCATCAATGGGTTTCAGCAAAAACTCCACTGCCCCGTTCAAAAAAGCCCTCCTGCACAGCTCCACATCCCCGTGTCCGGTCATCATGATGATGGGGATGTCGATGTGGCGGTTTTTGAGTTCGGTTTGCACCTGCAGGCCACTCATCACGGGCATGCGGATGTCCATGATCAGGCAGCCCACGGCCTCTGGATCAAACTCCTCGAAGAACCGGGTGGGGGAGGGGTAGGTTTTCACGCTGAGGCCAACCGTCTGGATCAAAAATTCAAGGGCTTCACGGACGGCCTGATCATCGTCCAGTACGTGTACGGTGGGCTGGTCAGTGGACATGGGTTTCCTCCTGAAAGACCTGAAGGTGCAGGGTGAAGACGGCCCCCTCCTCGGGATGGTTGGCGCCGAACAACTCACCATTCATGCTTTGCATCAGGGTGCGCGACAGAGAAAGACCCACCCCCATGCCCTCCTTTTTGGTGCTGTGAAAGGGCAAAAACAGGTGCTCCAGAGCAGATTCAGACAGGCCGGGACCGTGGTCACGCACCGTCAGAAGCACCTGCCCAGACTCCACAGATCCGGCAATTTCAATGCGCCTGTCCGAGAGGGGACGCTCCTGCATTGCTTCCATGCTGTTGCGGATCAGGTTGTGCAGCACCTGTTCCAACTGGATGCTGTCGGCTTCCACATCGGGCAGACCAGAGAGGTGGACGGAAAGTTGCAGGTTTCTGGTTTGCAGATCGGCTTCAAGCAAACCTGAGAGTCTGGACACCAGATCGGACAGGTTCACCCGGCTGGATTTGAGGGGCTGTCGCACCAGATGTGCCCTCAGCCTTTGGATGATTTCTCCTGCCCGTCTGGCCTGCAAAACCGTGCGTTGCAAGGCGGTTTTCGCCAGATCGGTGTCCCCCTCTTCCAGCACCCGCAAGGCCCCCTGACTCTGGCTGAGGATGGCAGTCAGCGGTTGGTTCAACTCATGGGCCATCCCAGAGGCGACCTCTCCAGTGGTGTTCACCCGCATGACATGGGTGAGCAGGGCTTCATGCTCCTTGCGCTTGCGTTCGCTTTCTTCCAGACGGCTCAGCATCCGTTGCCTGAACGGTCCGAGGTCCCGCAACACCAGCACTGCCCCTGAGCGGTCGGGAAGCATCGAGAGGCTTCCTTCGATAGGACGACCTTTCAGCCACACTCCATCCGGCAAATCCTGATCTTTTTCCTGTTGCCAGAACCCCTGCAACACCTCGGGCAAGGAGGGGCCTTGCTGGAACTCCACCACCTCTGGCACCTTCTGTCCAGAGGATGGCGTGCCAAGAAGCTGCATGGCCGCAGGATTGATGTACTGGATGGTGTTCTCCCGATTGAAGGTGATCAGGGCGTCATCCACCGCATTCAGCACCACCTGCGCCCGGTCTTTTTCTTGCTGCAAAGCCAGTTCAGCCCGGCGGGTGCTTTCTCTGGCCCGCCAAACACTTTGCACCCCAGAGCCTGCCCCATGGGCCAGAAGGACCATCAAGACGCCCAGTCCCAGCATCTGCCAGATTGGGAAATCCCTGAAAAGCACCGACTGGCGCACCTCCAGCACAAAAGGCTGGCTTTCAGACCCCAGAATCTTCTGGACATGCAACTCTGGAAACTCTGAAACAGGATCCTGACCGTGTCCCCTGAGCAGGTTTTTTCCATCTCCCTGCAAGGTGAAAGCGGCTCTGGACATGCCCTCTCCAGACCTGAGCAGTTTGCTGGGATCGATCCAGAGCTGGATTTTCCCTCCGGAGGCCAATTTTTGAGCAATGGCATAATCGGCCATCGGGTTTTTCTCCAGCACCCACTTGCAAGCGTTCTGGCACACCTCCACCCCAGCAATCTGGGGGTAACTGCTGGTCAAAGAAGCCACAAAAGCCCGCAACTGATTTTCAGACAGCCCCATTTCCGCAGAGATGGCCAGACTGTTCAGCAAAGCCTCGTTCTGCTCGGCCCTCTGGGAAAGCACCCGGTGCAAAATCCTCGCCTCGGTGTCAAAACCCACCCGCAATTCTGCGTAACGCTGTTGCCCCCACAAAAGCACCACACCCACCCAGAGCAGCACACCGATCAGGAGGCTCAGGGGATAAATGCGTGTGGGAGACATGGGAGTAGTATAGGGGCGGTTGAGGTTGGTGTCATGTGAAGAGGAGTTTTTCTTGCCAAGGGCCGAGAGCCGAGGGCAAAAAAGGCTGTGGCTGAAGCGTTTAGGGCGAGGCATGCCGTCTTATGCAAAACGAGGGACCGCAGGCTGTCTTGCCCTGACTACGCGCTCACGGGGCGGCCCGTTTCGCGCTGGGCGCTGGTCCCTCTGCCCGCTCGCCCCTACATATCCCTTGACCATTTCTGTCACGCATAGCACGATGCTCTCGGCTCTCGGCTCTCGGCTCTCGGCTTCTGGGCAAGGTAAGTTTGACCCCTCTCCACCATAACAGCCGTCGTATAGTACTCCCATGTACACCTTTCAGGAAGCCTCCAAACAAAGCGCTCTGGAAGTGGGTCAGGAAGGCCTGCGACTCGCGCAGCACCACCTCAAAGTGGCCAATGGATTCATCCTCAGCCCCCGGTACGAAGAAACTTTTTACGCCAGCAACAACCTCCCAGAGCAAATCAGAAAGCTGTTTGTGGGCATCAACCCCAAACGCATTGATGAAGACCTGCTGGAAGTGGCTTGCGAAAAAGCCCAGAAGCTGATGATCGAAAGTTACCTGCTCGATGATCCCATCCAGCGGATCTATCTGGCCCTGAAAAACTCGGGCCTGTCTGGTCGCCCTGTGCATGTGCGCCGCCCTGATGACCTGCACTTCGAGGCCACCGAAACCACCTATCCCGGACGCGAAGTGCTGGTGGCCCTCAAAAAACTGTGGGCCAGAGACTGGGATTTTGAACAGGTGCTGAACCGTCTGGACCATCAGGGCAGCATCGCTCTGGATGCCCGTCCTGCCTTCATTCTGGAGGGACTCAAACCCGAACTGAATTCAGAGCTTTCGCAGGATTGGGGAGGCAAGGTGTACACCTGTTTTGGTGAAGTGGTGGGGTTTTTGCAGCCTGCCGAGGGCTAAAAAGGCTTCAGCTCAGGCATTGAGGGCGAGGCACGCCATCTTTGGCAAAACAAGGGACCGCAGGTTGTCTTGCCCTGACTACGCGCTCACGGGGCGGCCCGTTTCGCGCTGGGCGCTGGTCCCTCTGCCCGCTCGCCCCTACAGCCCCATTGACCATTTTTTCAATGTATCGCACGATGCTCTCGGCTCTCGCCTCTCGGCTCTCGGCTCTCGGCTCTCGGCTCTCGGCTCTCGGCTCTCGCCTCTCGGCTCTCGGCAAATGGGCGACGCAAGCCGAGCCCGATAAAAGCCTTCTGCTACCATGAACCATGCCCCATTTTCTTGCCCTTTCAGGCAGCATTCGCAAATCATCCAGCAACAGCCTTTTGCTTCAATCCCTGAAAAACCATTCCCCAGAGCACATCCACATCGAGATCTGGGAAGGTCTGGAACACTTGCCCCATTTCAATCCAGACCTTGACCATGACGGTCAGGTGCCAGAGGCCGTTTTGCAGTTCAGGGGGAAAATTCAGGCAGCACAGGCGGTCATTCTGTGCACGCCAGAGTATGCCGCCGGAGTGCCCGGGGCATTCAAAAATGCACTGGATTGGTTGGTGGGCTCTGGAGACCTTGCAAACAAACCTGTGGCAGCCATCAGTGCCTCGCCGTATCCAACCGCAGGAGAGCAGGCGCACCACTCCCTGATGCTCACTCTGGGCATGCTGGGTGCATGGGTGCCAGAGGGAGCACAACTCAAAGTGGGTCTGGTCAACAAGAAATTGTCTCCAGAAGGTTCTGTGCTGGATGAGGTGCTCCAGAAAGGGCTGCAAGAGGTGTTGCTGGCCCTTCACAGCGCGGTGTTGCAGCCTCAGGGTTAGGAGGCTCTCGGCAACGGGCGAGGCATGCCTCGCCTCTACAAACAGCCTTCTCGACAGTTTTTGTTGTGTAGGAAACCAGGCTCTCGGCAACGGGCGAGGCACGCCGAGCCCCATCCTCAAATCCCCGGTAACCTCTCCGCAGGCAAATCCTGAATCCTGCCCTGAAACTGGATTTCACCATTCTCCAGCAGCATCACATGGGTCAGGAACTCTGGCAAGTCCAGCATGTGGTGCGTGATGCAAATGAAGCGGGTCCCTGTTTCAGCAAGCTTCCCCAGAGCCTCTGTGAACAGGATTTTGGCCTCGGCATCCAGATAATCCAGAGCCTCGTCCAGAATGACCACATGGGGATGTCCCACCACCGCCCGGGCCAGCAGGATTTTTTTCAACTGACCCTGTGAAAGCTGCAAAGCAGGCCGGTCTGCGAGGTCTTGCAGGTGCAGGGTTTCCATGACCTCATCAACGCGGGCTTTTTGCTCTGGGGTCAAGGGATCGTGGCGACCCACAAAATCGAAGAACCCCGAGGCGATCACCACTCTGGCAGGCACATTCAGTTTGTGGCGGTACTGCTGGTCTCCAGCCACCAGAGCGAATTCTTTTTTCGCCACCCATGCACTGACCTCCTGCCCGTGGTGCAGCACTTTGCCTCCGTAAGCCGGGTAAATTTCTTTGCGGATCAGTTTGGCCAGCGTGCTTTTTCCAGAGCCGTTGGCTCCCAGAATGGCCCAGTGCTCCCCCTCACGCATCTCAAAGTGAATGTTTTTCAGGACGAGGTGTTCTTCTCGGTAGGTTTCCGGGCAATCGAGGTGCAAAATCACCTCGCCCTGTTCGGTGCTCTGGACACCGTGTCCCCATGCTGGAGGGGTTTTCAGCTCGGGTCTGCCTTCTGAAAGCCTGCCCTGATTCAGGGTCAGGGTGTGGGTGGTGAAAGGCAGTTCCTCGGTGGTGCGGTGGGTGCTGTAAATCAGGGTGGTGTTTTCAGACACCTCCTCCAGCACCTTTTTCAGGAACCGTCTGGACGGGGTGTCCACCCCCTCGAAGAACTCATCCAGCAGCAGCACCTGAGGTTTGCCCATCAGGGCACGGGCCAGCAACACCCGCCTTCTTTCCCCCTGAGAGAGCATGCGCACGTCCCTGCTTTCCAGATGCCCAAGGCCCAACTGGTCCAGCCACCTGTGGGCCATTTCTTGATCATGATCTTCCACCTGCTGGTACAGCAACTGGCTCTGAAACAGCCCGGTGAGCACCACCTGCAACGCCGTTTGCTCCCAGTCCTGGAGCAAGTACCAGTCTTGCGCCTCTGGGGACACCAGAGCAATCCGCTCTTTCGCCTGAATGGGACTGTCTGTGGGTGTTCCAGAGAGGTTGTAGATGCGCTTCCCTCCATGCTCGGGCCAGAGGTCACCACGCACCAGCTTGAAAAAGGTGCTTTTCCCGGCCCCGTTGGAACCGTAAACGGCCCAGTGTTCACCGGAAAAAAGGGACCAGTTCAGGTCATGCAGGACCCTCTGGTTTTGCAGCTTCACATGCACGTTTTCAAGGTGGAGGAGGGGAGAGGTCATGGTTTTTACACTTTAACGTGTTGGGGTGGAGGGAGTATATGCCGAGGGCAAAAGACAGATGCCGAGGGCCGAGAGCCGAGAGCAAAAGAAAGCTTAAAGCTTTGGCTATAGCGTTCAGGGCGCAGCACGCTGCGCCCCTACAGATCCCCTTGACGATTTTCTGGACGTACAGCACGATGCTCTCGGCTCTCGGCTCTCGGCTCTCGGCTCTCGGCTCTCGGCTCTCGGCTCTCGGCATCAGGCGAGGCCCCCCGAGCCTACAACCATACCCCCCTCTCATCCCCATCCCCCATACTGAAACCAGAATCCCTCCTCAGGAGACCCCCATGACCCGAACCCTGACCCCTGCGGCAAGTTCAACCCTTCCCAGTGCCATCGACTGGATTTTCACACTGGCCTCCCTGTGGTTTGTGGGAGGGCTGTATCTGGACGGCTGGGCCCATGTGCATGTGCCCGGAATGGAAAGCTTTTTCACACCGTGGCATGCGGTTTTGTATTCCGGGTTCTTTGCGACGTTTGTGGCGTCCAGTTTTGCCCTCTGGAAGTCCCGCAGCCAGCCCGAGTTGAAACCCTACCGTCTGGCGTTCTTTGCAGGTCTGGTGTTCATTCTGGGTGGGGTGCTGGACCTGACTTGGCACACTTTGCTGGGCATCGAGGCCAACATTGCAGCTTTGCTCAGCCCACCGCACCTGCTGCTGGCCACCAGTGGCTTCATGCTGGTTTCCAGTCCCTTGAGGGCTGCATGGAACCGCAAAACACCCACCGTGCCTGCCATGCTGTCTCTGGGCATCACCTATGCCATGCTGACTTTTTTCACCATGTATGCGGTGCCGTTGCTGCAAGGGGTCGGAGTGGTGGACATGTGGCAAAGCAAATCCAGTGGGGTGATGGGCGTGCTGATCTTTTCCATCCTGCTCTCTGGTGTGATGCTGTTTTTCATGCGCCGATGGACTTTGCCTGCGGGTGCACTGGCCCTGATCCTGTTGCCTGCCCAGCTGGGTCTGGTGGTGCTGGACCGCGTCGAGGCAGATGTGATCCAGCTCTATTACCTGACCGTGGGTGTCAGTGTGGTGGCTCTGGAGGTCCTGCGCTTCCTTTTGAAACCCAGCATCCAGAGGGTCTTTGCTTTCAGAAGCATGGCTTTCTTGATGCCTGCGGTCTTTTCCCTGACTTACTTTCTGGCGGTTTTGTTGACTGGACGCATGGGATGGGAAATCCACCTGTGGCTCGGGACGGTGTTTGCGTCTGGGGTGTTTGGGGTCCTCTTGTCTTATCTGGTGTTGCCGCCAGAGGTCACACCCGAAGTGGTGTAGGTTTCAGACGCCCTTTGCGGACCAGACCCCAGGTCAGGCCCATGCCAGCGAAGTGCAGCCAGTGCCATCCGTCTGGTGCGGTTGTTTCTAAAGTTTCACCAAATTCCAGTTTGAAGGCGTCTGCCGTTCCCACTTCAAGGGGACGGCAAACTTTTTGCAGGTTCAGGTGGTGGGCAAGGGCCTTGGCTGGCACAAAACGCTCGAATTTGACTTCTCCAAGGTAAATGCCGGGGGCCGGGACCTTCAGACCAGAGAGGCTTGGCAGGTGTTCACGGACCAGATACAGGTGCCCTGAGCGTTCAGTGACCACCCCATCCAGTTCGGTGTCCAGTTGGGCTTTGCGAAATTCCTCCCATGCCTTCAGGGAGGTTTTGCTGACTCTGGCGTGCTCCTCGTACTCCACATCCCCTTCTTCTCCATCAACACGGATCAGTCTGGCCATGAAGTGCCCCTCTCCCTGCAATTTGTGCGGAAAGAGGCGTGCGGTTTCGGGCAAACCAAAGCCCTCTGAAAAAGCCGGATGCAGATGGGCCGATTCCAGACGAAACTCGGGATGGGATTTCAGAAAGCGCTCAATGACCTGCTCGTTTTCCTCCAGAGAGAAGGTGCAGGTGGAATACACCAGCGTTCCCTCTGGGGCCGTCAGTTTTGCAGCCTGCTCGATCAGATCCTGTTGCAGGCGTCCCAGACGTTCAGGGGTGCTCTCGCGCCACTCAGAAAGGGCCTCGGGATCTTTGCGAAACATTCCTTCTCCAGAGCAGGGGGCGTCCAGCACCACCACATCGAAAAGCCCTTCCCATTTGCGGGCGATGCGGTCGATGGGGTTGTTCAGCACGGTGGTTCTGGCCCCCCAGCGCTCCACATTTTCCATCAGTCTGGACACCCGGCTCTGGGTGAACTCGTTGGCGATCAAGACCCCTTGACCGTCCAGAAAACTGGCCAGATGGGTGGTTTTGCCTCCCGGTGCAGCACACAGGTCAATCACCCACTGGCCGGGTTTGGGCGCGGCCAGTTCTGCAACCGCCATGGCACTGGGTTCTTGCAGGTAAAACCCTCCGCCCAGAAAGAAAGGATGGGAACTGGGACGGGAATCGCTCTGGTAATAGTGACCCCATCTGGACCACGGGATTGGCCCCTCCAGAAAAGGCAGGGCCTCCACATCTGATGGAGAAAGTTTCTGGGGATTCACCCGCAGACCCAGAGCGCGGCTGCTTTCCAGCGCAGCTTTGAACTCGGGGTACTCTGCACCCAGCAGGCGCTTCATGCGGGATTCGAAAGGCTCGGGGAGTTGCACGGGAACATTATGGCAGAAAGGGGCTGCGCTCCTGCTGAGGACAAAAGAAATGCCGAGGGTCCAGAGTCGAGGGCTAAAAAGGCTTTGGCTGAAGCATTCAGGGCGCAGCACGCTGTCTTGTGCAGAACAGTTCACCGCAAGTTGGTGAACTTGCACGCTGCGCCCCTCCACAATCCCCTTGACCATTTTTCATGCGTTTGGCACGATGCTCTCGGCTCTCGGCTCTCGGCTCTCGGCTCTCGGCTCTCGGCTCTCGGCTCTCGGCTCTGTCTTGGCCCCACTGCGCGCTCACGTGGCGGCACGTTTCGCGCTGGGCCGCTCGGCGCTCGGCCAAACAGCCTTCTGCCGGGTTATCCTGAAAACAGCCCACCACGAAAGGACCCAAATGAAACCCTTCAGAACCGTCATTGCAGGCTGTGGAGGCATGGCCAACACCTGGGTGGAATACGCCCTGAAACGTCCAGACACCGAAATTGTGGCACTGGTGGACCTCCATCCCCAGAGCGCCGAAAACCTGAAAATCCGTCACGAATTGCAGTGCCCCACCTTCACCAGCCTTACAGAGGCTCTGGAGCACACCAATGCCAATCTGGTGCTGGACATCACCATTCCAGATGCCCACAAAGACATTGCCCTGACGGCTTTTGCTGCTGGATGTGACGTGCTGGGCGAAAAACCCATGGCATCCTCCCTGCAAGATGCACAGGAGATGCTGGAAGCCGCCCAGAACGCTGGACGCACCTATGCCATCATGCAGAACCGCAGATACCTGAAGCCCATCCGGGCTTTTCGGGATCTGGTGCACTCAGGCAAGATTGGCAAGCCCGGTTTCGCCACGGCCAACTTTTTCATTGGGGCACACTTTGGCGGATTCAGGGACCTGATGGACAGTCCTCTGGTCCTCGACATGGCCATCCACACTTTCGATCAGGCCCGGTTCATTTTGCAGGCCGATCCGGTGTCGGTGTACTGCCATGAATTCAATCCCGCAGGTTCATGGTATCGGGGAAATGCTGCTGCTGTGTGCATCTTTGAAATGTCGGATGGCTCGGTCTTCACCTACAACGGCTCATGGTGTGCAGAGGGGGCTTTCACCGCATGGGAAGCCGACTGGCGTGTGATGGGCAGTCTGGGCACAGCCCTCTGGGATGGCAAGAACCTGCCTTTCGCAGAGGTGGTGACCGATCCAGAGCAGCAGGCTTTTCATCGGGATGCCCACCGCATCGAAGCCGAATTGCTGTGGGAAGGTCAGGAAGGCCACTTCGGCTGTCTGGATGAAATGTTCGGTGCCCTGCTTGAAAACCGCGTTCCAGAGACCAGTTGCACCGACAACATCCACAGCATGAAGATGGTGTTTGGGGCTCTGGAGAGTGCACGCAGGGGAGAGAAGGTTTTGTTGTAGGAGATGCCGAGGACCGAGGGCAAATGTAGGGGCGAGGCGTGCCTCGCCCTCCGCAGAAGGCATAAAGCAGAAGGCTTCCCTTGACCATGTTCTGGACGCATAGCAGGATGCCCTCGGCTCTCGGCTCTCGGCTCTCGGCTTCAGGGCGACGCACGCGTAGCCCCTACAAGGCCCTCGGCTCTCGGGCACCCATGCGTGGCCCTTACAAGTCCTTTTGCCTCCCACCCCCCAATCTCAAGGCTCCCTAAACCCTTCAACCTGAGCATTCCTTACAACCCGAGTTTGCCCCACAGCAAATACTTGCAGTACCATGCCATCCATCACCCAAGAATTGCAGGAATGCTATTACCGCCGTGAAGGCCATTCACTGGACACATTTCAATATTTCCTTCCTGATGGTGAACCCCTGACCGAAGAGGAGGAGGTGGCCCGCTTGAATGCTCTGGGCGTGCCTCCAGCCTATTCAGAGGTGTTCATCTCGCCAGATCCCGAGGCGGCGTTGCAGGCTTTCGGACGGGACAAAGCCGGGCGCATGCAGTACCGTTACCACAGCGATTTCATGCAGAAAAACGCTGAGGCCAAATGGAAGCGACTTGGAAAGTTTGCAGATGCCCTGCCTGCCCTGCGTGTGGAAAGCGCCAAGGATTTGAGGCGCACCACCCTGCACCCGAGGAAAGTGCTTTCCCTGATGACCCGTTTGCTGTACATCGCCCGTTTTCGGGTGGGATCGGATTGTTATGTGCAGCAGCACAAGACCTACGGTCTGACCACCTTGCTCAAACGCCATGTGAAAATTGAGGGAAACACCGTCGAATTCAAGTTCAAGGGCAAGCACAGCATCTGGCAGCACAAAGTTGCCACCGATCAGACCCTGGCACGCAACATGGCAAGGCTCAAGGAATTGCCTGGTGCCTTCCTGTTCAAGGCCGAGACCGACAATGGCATTGTGCGCCTGCACTCCCACGACCTGAACGGTTACATCCGCGAAGTGATGGGTCCGTTCACGGCCAAGGATTTCAGGACATGGGGAGGAACCTTGCTGGCTGCCGAATTCCTGTCGGGGGTGGGGTTGCCCCAGAGTGACCGTCAGGCCCGCAAAAACCTCACCGAGTGCGTGAAGGTGGTGGCTGCAGACCTCGGGAACACCCCGGCGGTGGTGCGAAGCCATTACATCTCACCCAAGGTGTTTGATGTGTACCTGGAAGGGCGCATTCTGGACGATTTCAAAGTCAGAAACCAGATCAACAGCGAAGACCACCTCACCGAATCCGAACTGGCCCTCAAGCGCCTTTTGCGGGCGAGGGTCTCTGGGAAGTGATTACAGGGTGCAGTTGCTCTTCGCGGGTTTCGGGTTCAGGTACCTGAGTTGGGTCAGTTTGCCTCTGTTCAGCACGTAAGAGACCTGCACCTTGCCGTAGGTTTTGTTGAATTTCAACGTGGTTTTCTGGGATGCAGCAATCTGTTGCATGAAATCCAGAGACACTGCAGAGGGGGCAAACCCCATGCACAGACTGGACATCCTGAGCAGCACACCAAACACGGCTTCGCTCTGGTGGGCCGGAAGGTTTTTCACATCAGTCAGACGGAGGTCCGCAATCTGCTTGCTGGCAGGAAGGGCACGGACCTCT harbors:
- a CDS encoding GlcG/HbpS family heme-binding protein gives rise to the protein MKHTLTLLIALTGSVFAQNTISTQNISLSAANTIAMQAVAECQAKGHFVTATVVDRSGLVVAVARADGAGPHTIEASKAKAFTAVSARNLTSAVLENVQKNPAAQYLPDIPGFLALAGGVPIRVNNEVVGAVGVGGAPGGHLDEQCAVAAIAKVFGQ
- a CDS encoding response regulator transcription factor — encoded protein: MSTDQPTVHVLDDDQAVREALEFLIQTVGLSVKTYPSPTRFFEEFDPEAVGCLIMDIRMPVMSGLQVQTELKNRHIDIPIIMMTGHGDVELCRRAFLNGAVEFLLKPIDEQQLIDALQKAVRQHIQSREKLAVTQQARELLDKLSPREKEVLQGMLEGLSSKQVAKELGLSPRTVETHRSHIMEKLEVSSLAQLIRLYFHALHAGAP
- a CDS encoding PAS domain-containing sensor histidine kinase; translated protein: MSPTRIYPLSLLIGVLLWVGVVLLWGQQRYAELRVGFDTEARILHRVLSQRAEQNEALLNSLAISAEMGLSENQLRAFVASLTSSYPQIAGVEVCQNACKWVLEKNPMADYAIAQKLASGGKIQLWIDPSKLLRSGEGMSRAAFTLQGDGKNLLRGHGQDPVSEFPELHVQKILGSESQPFVLEVRQSVLFRDFPIWQMLGLGVLMVLLAHGAGSGVQSVWRARESTRRAELALQQEKDRAQVVLNAVDDALITFNRENTIQYINPAAMQLLGTPSSGQKVPEVVEFQQGPSLPEVLQGFWQQEKDQDLPDGVWLKGRPIEGSLSMLPDRSGAVLVLRDLGPFRQRMLSRLEESERKRKEHEALLTHVMRVNTTGEVASGMAHELNQPLTAILSQSQGALRVLEEGDTDLAKTALQRTVLQARRAGEIIQRLRAHLVRQPLKSSRVNLSDLVSRLSGLLEADLQTRNLQLSVHLSGLPDVEADSIQLEQVLHNLIRNSMEAMQERPLSDRRIEIAGSVESGQVLLTVRDHGPGLSESALEHLFLPFHSTKKEGMGVGLSLSRTLMQSMNGELFGANHPEEGAVFTLHLQVFQEETHVH
- a CDS encoding NADPH-dependent FMN reductase; amino-acid sequence: MPHFLALSGSIRKSSSNSLLLQSLKNHSPEHIHIEIWEGLEHLPHFNPDLDHDGQVPEAVLQFRGKIQAAQAVILCTPEYAAGVPGAFKNALDWLVGSGDLANKPVAAISASPYPTAGEQAHHSLMLTLGMLGAWVPEGAQLKVGLVNKKLSPEGSVLDEVLQKGLQEVLLALHSAVLQPQG
- a CDS encoding ABC transporter ATP-binding protein, whose translation is MTSPLLHLENVHVKLQNQRVLHDLNWSLFSGEHWAVYGSNGAGKSTFFKLVRGDLWPEHGGKRIYNLSGTPTDSPIQAKERIALVSPEAQDWYLLQDWEQTALQVVLTGLFQSQLLYQQVEDHDQEMAHRWLDQLGLGHLESRDVRMLSQGERRRVLLARALMGKPQVLLLDEFFEGVDTPSRRFLKKVLEEVSENTTLIYSTHRTTEELPFTTHTLTLNQGRLSEGRPELKTPPAWGHGVQSTEQGEVILHLDCPETYREEHLVLKNIHFEMREGEHWAILGANGSGKSTLAKLIRKEIYPAYGGKVLHHGQEVSAWVAKKEFALVAGDQQYRHKLNVPARVVIASGFFDFVGRHDPLTPEQKARVDEVMETLHLQDLADRPALQLSQGQLKKILLARAVVGHPHVVILDEALDYLDAEAKILFTEALGKLAETGTRFICITHHMLDLPEFLTHVMLLENGEIQFQGRIQDLPAERLPGI
- a CDS encoding RsmF rRNA methyltransferase first C-terminal domain-containing protein, producing the protein MQLPEPFESRMKRLLGAEYPEFKAALESSRALGLRVNPQKLSPSDVEALPFLEGPIPWSRWGHYYQSDSRPSSHPFFLGGGFYLQEPSAMAVAELAAPKPGQWVIDLCAAPGGKTTHLASFLDGQGVLIANEFTQSRVSRLMENVERWGARTTVLNNPIDRIARKWEGLFDVVVLDAPCSGEGMFRKDPEALSEWRESTPERLGRLQQDLIEQAAKLTAPEGTLVYSTCTFSLEENEQVIERFLKSHPEFRLESAHLHPAFSEGFGLPETARLFPHKLQGEGHFMARLIRVDGEEGDVEYEEHARVSKTSLKAWEEFRKAQLDTELDGVVTERSGHLYLVREHLPSLSGLKVPAPGIYLGEVKFERFVPAKALAHHLNLQKVCRPLEVGTADAFKLEFGETLETTAPDGWHWLHFAGMGLTWGLVRKGRLKPTPLRV
- a CDS encoding Gfo/Idh/MocA family protein; translated protein: MKPFRTVIAGCGGMANTWVEYALKRPDTEIVALVDLHPQSAENLKIRHELQCPTFTSLTEALEHTNANLVLDITIPDAHKDIALTAFAAGCDVLGEKPMASSLQDAQEMLEAAQNAGRTYAIMQNRRYLKPIRAFRDLVHSGKIGKPGFATANFFIGAHFGGFRDLMDSPLVLDMAIHTFDQARFILQADPVSVYCHEFNPAGSWYRGNAAAVCIFEMSDGSVFTYNGSWCAEGAFTAWEADWRVMGSLGTALWDGKNLPFAEVVTDPEQQAFHRDAHRIEAELLWEGQEGHFGCLDEMFGALLENRVPETSCTDNIHSMKMVFGALESARRGEKVLL
- a CDS encoding DNA topoisomerase IB, which codes for MPSITQELQECYYRREGHSLDTFQYFLPDGEPLTEEEEVARLNALGVPPAYSEVFISPDPEAALQAFGRDKAGRMQYRYHSDFMQKNAEAKWKRLGKFADALPALRVESAKDLRRTTLHPRKVLSLMTRLLYIARFRVGSDCYVQQHKTYGLTTLLKRHVKIEGNTVEFKFKGKHSIWQHKVATDQTLARNMARLKELPGAFLFKAETDNGIVRLHSHDLNGYIREVMGPFTAKDFRTWGGTLLAAEFLSGVGLPQSDRQARKNLTECVKVVAADLGNTPAVVRSHYISPKVFDVYLEGRILDDFKVRNQINSEDHLTESELALKRLLRARVSGK